A single genomic interval of Spirochaetota bacterium harbors:
- a CDS encoding acyl-CoA dehydrogenase family protein, whose amino-acid sequence MDFDFNDDQKIFRKSIRDFMQKEIAPIVDERDKKGPLSKEEAVVFMKKFMQLGIGWNPKCIKALMQDFTNFGILTEEISRVWLSLDLLFQMNFTQGLLVLAPKGLKDKLYPKMEAGELISCNAITEPNAGSDNRAMQTTAVLDGDEYVINGQKTWVSNATIADICMLVTKDQKGDTIFILVDKEESPFETRELHKLGLNAAPTGEMFFDDCRVPKENNVIEMIQNVIASGEGEKLRKEFEMPPDFGIGKLVTVMNPVSALFCFTRAWMALAASGVCQAALSASIEFAKDRVQFGKPIGKTQLIQDMIYEMIALTETSRLLSYRALDLVIKGSSEARLMSSLAKGYASESAVKVTSNAIQVHGAMGLSDELPLERYFRDARSWTIPDGTTEIQKLVVGNEALGLSAYV is encoded by the coding sequence GGCGGTTGTTTTTATGAAAAAATTTATGCAACTGGGTATTGGTTGGAATCCTAAATGCATAAAGGCCTTAATGCAGGATTTCACAAATTTTGGAATCCTAACAGAAGAGATTTCCCGCGTATGGCTCAGCCTTGACCTTCTTTTTCAGATGAATTTTACTCAGGGCCTGCTTGTATTGGCCCCGAAAGGTTTGAAAGACAAATTATATCCCAAAATGGAGGCAGGGGAACTCATTAGCTGCAACGCTATTACAGAGCCAAATGCAGGATCAGATAACAGGGCAATGCAGACAACCGCAGTCTTGGATGGGGACGAATACGTTATCAATGGACAGAAGACGTGGGTCAGCAATGCCACAATTGCAGATATCTGTATGTTAGTGACCAAAGATCAAAAGGGCGATACAATCTTTATCCTGGTGGATAAGGAAGAATCTCCCTTTGAGACAAGGGAACTCCATAAACTGGGTTTGAATGCAGCCCCAACAGGAGAGATGTTTTTTGATGATTGTCGCGTGCCAAAAGAAAACAACGTAATAGAAATGATCCAGAATGTTATCGCTAGCGGGGAAGGCGAAAAGCTACGGAAGGAATTCGAAATGCCTCCTGATTTTGGAATAGGCAAATTAGTAACAGTAATGAATCCAGTGAGCGCGCTTTTCTGTTTTACCAGAGCCTGGATGGCATTAGCTGCCTCAGGTGTTTGTCAAGCCGCGCTGAGCGCTTCTATTGAGTTTGCAAAGGATCGGGTACAATTCGGCAAACCCATAGGCAAGACTCAGTTGATACAGGATATGATCTATGAGATGATTGCCCTTACCGAGACCTCGCGTCTGCTCTCATACAGGGCATTGGACCTTGTCATAAAGGGGAGTTCAGAGGCTCGTCTGATGTCATCCCTTGCAAAGGGTTATGCCTCAGAATCAGCGGTAAAGGTGACATCAAACGCGATCCAGGTTCATGGAGCCATGGGTCTATCGGATGAGCTTCCATTAGAGAGATACTTCAGGGACGCCAGATCGTGGACAATCCCGGACGGCACTACAGAGATTCAGAAACTGGTTGTTGGCAATGAGGCATTGGGATTGTCAGCATATGTGTGA